In Acidobacteriota bacterium, one genomic interval encodes:
- a CDS encoding MFS transporter, with the protein MTPGPALAEAAAAVSPPPAKDSLFTFEFVTLTLAIFFGFCNLAIFFGFYVYLGRIGIPAEWRGLLVSLEPLAAFLVRLPAIPLLNANNAFRTMLVSFAMIIAALWGYSFATTLPALVVLRLFHGAAFVLMVSSATFIVVGLIPPARSGQGFAVVSVALLVPYAVMPLLTDALARWIPNEAHVYAAVSVLAVPCFFLAAASRRRIARRYAATGAPPPPPALRQLLRNLGQAHYLLILGINLALTFCTTTVFYFMKDFFLRAGYGDAGIFFTLSTGAVIATRVTFARALDRFDKPTVLGLSLPPLAGCFLLFAYPGGLIYIGALALLYGAALGIAQPLLNALMFAVSPPPLRGANANLMQLVMDAGYFISPSVGGLLLARGCSFFTVFATSAAMALLGLVLLLLLVAGGLRERIARGVRDGDQRA; encoded by the coding sequence GTGACCCCCGGGCCCGCCCTCGCCGAAGCGGCCGCGGCGGTTTCGCCCCCGCCGGCGAAGGACTCCCTCTTCACCTTCGAGTTCGTCACCCTCACCCTGGCCATCTTCTTCGGCTTCTGCAACCTGGCCATCTTCTTCGGCTTCTACGTCTACCTCGGCCGGATCGGCATCCCGGCCGAGTGGCGGGGCCTGCTGGTGAGCCTCGAGCCCCTGGCCGCCTTCCTCGTCCGCCTGCCAGCGATCCCGCTGCTCAACGCGAACAACGCCTTCCGGACGATGCTGGTCTCCTTCGCCATGATCATCGCCGCGCTGTGGGGGTACAGTTTCGCCACGACCCTCCCCGCCCTCGTCGTCCTGCGCCTGTTCCACGGCGCGGCTTTCGTGCTGATGGTCTCCTCCGCCACCTTCATCGTCGTGGGCCTGATCCCCCCGGCCCGCAGCGGGCAGGGTTTCGCCGTCGTCAGCGTCGCCCTGCTGGTCCCCTACGCGGTGATGCCGCTCCTGACCGACGCCCTGGCCCGCTGGATCCCCAACGAGGCCCACGTCTACGCCGCCGTTTCGGTGCTGGCCGTCCCCTGTTTCTTCCTGGCGGCCGCCTCCCGCCGGCGTATCGCCCGGCGGTACGCCGCCACCGGCGCCCCGCCGCCGCCGCCGGCCCTGCGCCAGCTCCTGCGGAACCTGGGCCAGGCCCACTACCTCCTGATCCTCGGGATCAACCTGGCCCTGACCTTCTGCACCACCACGGTCTTTTACTTCATGAAGGACTTTTTCCTGCGGGCCGGGTACGGGGACGCGGGGATCTTCTTCACCCTCTCGACGGGGGCCGTCATCGCCACCCGGGTGACTTTCGCCCGGGCGCTGGACCGCTTCGACAAGCCCACGGTGCTGGGCCTGAGCCTGCCGCCCCTGGCGGGGTGCTTCCTCCTGTTCGCCTACCCCGGCGGCCTGATCTACATCGGCGCCCTGGCCCTGCTCTACGGGGCCGCCCTGGGGATCGCCCAGCCGCTGCTCAACGCGCTGATGTTCGCCGTGTCGCCGCCCCCGCTGCGGGGGGCCAACGCCAACCTGATGCAGCTGGTGATGGACGCCGGGTATTTCATCAGCCCGTCGGTCGGGGGCCTGCTCCTGGCGAGAGGGTGCTCCTTCTTCACCGTGTTCGCCACGTCCGCGGCGATGGCCCTGCTGGGGCTGGTCCTGCTGCTGCTGCTCGTCGCCGGCGGCCTGCGGGAGCGCATCGCCCGCGGGGTACGCGACGGGGACCAACGGGCATAA
- a CDS encoding xanthine dehydrogenase family protein molybdopterin-binding subunit: MRGNARPDHAETPGRPEGAIGRNWPRADALSKACGAERYAADLYPEGLLWLGVRRADHAHARIRSIDPSPALALPGVVAVLTHRDVRGTNRVGVPEFDQPVLCDDRVRHRGDPVALVLAEDQALLPEAASLVRVEYEALSAVTDPEDALRPGAPLLHERHKTGNVLLGGCLRTGDGAGALAACEVVAEGEFYLPCQEHAYLETECGVAWVEEGGDLVIVASTQTPHRDLLEVANALGVPRERTRVVAPYLGGGFGGKDGITVQGLLGLGALHAGGRPVKLVNSREESFRSSTKRHPARIRAALGCRRDGTLHALRMRLVLDTGAYACLGGAVLELAMEHAGGVYRIPHAEVEGLSVYTNNPPAGAFRGFGVPQVTAAVESLVDELAARTGQDPVSFRLRNALRSGERTAVGALLAGADGNVACLEALRDHPRWAGRREWVAAAPPGRARGVGVAAALHGMGYGPEVPDRAGARIELLPDGRFAVQAGVSDMGQGNAPTFLQIAAEVLGQPAERLTLVLPDTRRTLPSGSSSASRTTFTYGNALIKAAEELKTRLLSRAAALLSDEAGQVVALDELELRPGRVRHRSGGELALDRLAAGLPPDQRLGTGTYTAPVSPERVGDDPALRQWGLPHTLFSFAAHLAAVEVDRLTGETRVDHYLACTEAGGVLNPQLFEQQVQGGVAQGLGYALYEDFRCEGGQIRTPNLTTYILPTAEDVPDVASVVVPGRQPEGPFGMKGVGEVVIDPVFAAVSNALADAVGTRLREGPFTAERVLAALPENRAATGAP; encoded by the coding sequence ATGAGGGGAAACGCACGACCGGACCACGCGGAAACGCCGGGACGCCCGGAAGGCGCCATCGGCCGGAACTGGCCGCGCGCGGACGCCCTGTCCAAGGCGTGCGGGGCGGAACGCTACGCCGCCGACCTCTACCCGGAAGGCCTGCTGTGGCTGGGGGTGAGGCGGGCCGATCACGCCCACGCCCGCATCCGGTCCATCGACCCGTCGCCGGCCCTGGCCCTGCCGGGCGTCGTGGCCGTCCTGACCCACCGGGACGTCCGGGGGACCAACCGGGTCGGCGTCCCCGAGTTCGACCAGCCGGTCCTGTGCGACGACCGGGTCCGCCACCGCGGCGACCCGGTCGCCCTGGTCCTGGCCGAGGACCAGGCCCTCCTCCCCGAGGCCGCGTCCCTCGTCCGGGTGGAGTACGAGGCCCTGTCGGCGGTGACGGACCCGGAAGACGCCCTGCGGCCCGGGGCGCCCCTCCTGCACGAGCGCCACAAGACCGGCAACGTGCTTCTGGGCGGATGCCTGCGCACGGGTGACGGCGCGGGCGCCCTGGCGGCGTGCGAGGTCGTGGCCGAGGGAGAATTTTACCTCCCCTGCCAGGAGCACGCCTACCTGGAAACCGAGTGCGGCGTGGCCTGGGTGGAGGAGGGGGGCGACCTGGTGATCGTGGCGTCCACCCAGACCCCGCACCGGGACCTGCTGGAAGTGGCCAATGCCTTGGGCGTGCCGCGGGAGAGGACCCGGGTGGTGGCGCCGTACCTCGGCGGGGGCTTCGGCGGCAAGGACGGCATCACCGTCCAGGGCCTGCTGGGGCTGGGCGCCCTTCACGCCGGCGGCCGGCCGGTCAAGCTGGTCAACAGCCGCGAGGAGAGCTTCCGCTCGTCCACCAAGCGGCACCCCGCCCGGATCCGCGCCGCCCTCGGCTGCCGGCGGGACGGCACCCTGCACGCCCTGCGCATGCGCCTGGTCCTGGACACCGGCGCCTACGCCTGCCTGGGCGGCGCCGTCCTGGAGCTGGCGATGGAGCACGCGGGGGGGGTCTACCGCATCCCCCACGCGGAGGTGGAGGGCCTGAGCGTTTACACCAACAACCCGCCGGCCGGGGCCTTCCGCGGTTTCGGCGTGCCCCAGGTCACCGCCGCCGTCGAGTCGCTGGTGGACGAGCTGGCGGCCCGGACCGGGCAGGACCCCGTGTCCTTCCGCCTGCGCAACGCCCTGCGGTCCGGGGAGCGCACGGCCGTGGGCGCCCTCTTGGCCGGCGCCGACGGAAACGTCGCCTGCCTGGAGGCGCTGCGAGACCACCCGCGGTGGGCCGGCCGCCGGGAATGGGTCGCCGCGGCCCCGCCGGGCAGGGCCCGGGGCGTCGGGGTGGCCGCCGCGCTGCACGGCATGGGCTACGGCCCGGAGGTTCCCGACCGGGCCGGCGCCCGGATCGAGCTGCTGCCGGACGGCCGCTTCGCCGTGCAGGCCGGGGTGTCCGACATGGGCCAGGGCAACGCCCCGACCTTTCTGCAGATCGCCGCGGAGGTCCTCGGCCAGCCGGCCGAGCGGCTGACCCTCGTCCTCCCCGACACCCGGCGGACGCTCCCCAGCGGGTCGTCCTCCGCCAGCCGGACCACCTTCACGTACGGCAACGCCCTGATCAAGGCCGCGGAGGAGTTGAAAACCCGCCTCCTGTCCCGGGCGGCCGCCCTCCTGAGCGACGAGGCGGGACAGGTCGTCGCCTTGGACGAACTGGAACTGCGGCCGGGGCGGGTCCGCCACCGCTCCGGGGGCGAGCTGGCCCTGGACCGGCTGGCCGCCGGCCTGCCGCCGGACCAGAGGCTGGGCACCGGGACTTACACCGCGCCGGTCTCCCCGGAGCGCGTCGGGGACGACCCGGCCCTGCGCCAGTGGGGCCTGCCCCACACCCTCTTCTCCTTCGCCGCGCACCTGGCCGCGGTCGAGGTGGACCGGCTGACCGGCGAGACCCGGGTCGACCACTACCTGGCCTGCACCGAGGCCGGCGGGGTGCTCAACCCCCAGCTGTTCGAGCAGCAGGTGCAGGGGGGCGTGGCCCAGGGGCTGGGCTACGCGCTCTACGAGGACTTCCGGTGCGAGGGCGGCCAGATCCGCACGCCCAACCTGACCACCTACATCCTGCCCACGGCCGAGGACGTGCCCGACGTGGCGTCGGTCGTCGTGCCGGGCCGCCAACCGGAGGGGCCCTTCGGGATGAAAGGGGTCGGCGAGGTCGTCATCGACCC